From a region of the Butyrivibrio sp. AE3004 genome:
- a CDS encoding segregation and condensation protein A — translation MALEVKLQVFEGPLDLLLHLIDKNKIDIYDIPIAVITEQYMDYIRAMQRDDMEVTSEFLVMAATLVDIKCKMLLPKEVNEEGEEEDPRAELVEKLLEYKMYKFMADELRERQINADTHMYRKKSIPPEVMSYEEPIDYDTLIGDANLAKLNDIFQALLRRQEDKVDPIRSKFGKIEKESVDLDQKTVYVQEYIREHKRFSFKQLLEKQGSKVEIIVTFMVILEAMKIGDIEIEQTETFGDIMITSNRAAK, via the coding sequence ATGGCACTGGAAGTAAAGCTTCAGGTCTTTGAGGGACCTCTTGATCTGTTGCTTCATCTGATAGATAAAAACAAAATAGATATATATGATATACCTATTGCTGTCATAACAGAGCAATATATGGATTACATCAGAGCCATGCAGAGAGATGACATGGAAGTTACCAGTGAATTCCTGGTTATGGCTGCAACGCTTGTTGATATAAAGTGTAAGATGCTTTTGCCTAAAGAAGTTAATGAGGAAGGCGAAGAAGAAGATCCCAGAGCAGAACTTGTCGAGAAACTTCTTGAATATAAGATGTATAAGTTTATGGCTGATGAGCTACGTGAACGTCAGATCAATGCTGATACACATATGTACAGGAAAAAAAGCATTCCACCGGAAGTTATGTCATATGAAGAACCTATAGACTACGACACACTTATAGGTGATGCCAATCTTGCTAAGCTTAACGATATTTTTCAGGCTTTACTTAGAAGACAAGAGGATAAGGTTGATCCTATCAGAAGTAAATTTGGCAAAATAGAGAAGGAATCGGTGGATCTTGACCAGAAAACTGTTTATGTTCAAGAATATATCAGAGAACACAAGAGATTCAGCTTTAAACAACTTCTTGAAAAACAGGGCAGCAAGGTAGAGATTATAGTTACCTTCATGGTAATACTTGAAGCCATGAAGATAGGCGATATAGAAATTGAACAGACTGAGACGTTTGGTGATATTATGATCACATCAAACAGAGCAGCCAAGTGA
- the scpB gene encoding SMC-Scp complex subunit ScpB: MTKEEGAAAIEAILFTMGDSVSVAAICNALDEDLKDVRKQIAYLKEKYDRTDSGIGLIELEDSIQLCTKSEMYEYLIKVAKTPKKITLTDALMETLSIIAYKQPITRLDVERIRGVNSDHAVNRLVEFNLIQELGRLDAPGRPLLFGTTEQFLRSFGVKSLEELPALDAVRVEEFKQEAEQEISVKLDV, encoded by the coding sequence ATGACAAAAGAAGAAGGAGCGGCAGCTATAGAAGCAATCCTTTTTACAATGGGGGATTCGGTTTCTGTAGCGGCAATCTGTAATGCATTGGATGAGGATCTGAAGGATGTTCGTAAACAGATTGCTTATCTTAAGGAAAAATACGATAGAACGGATAGCGGTATCGGACTTATTGAACTTGAAGATTCCATCCAGCTTTGTACAAAAAGTGAGATGTATGAGTATTTGATAAAGGTTGCTAAAACTCCTAAGAAGATTACTCTTACGGATGCACTTATGGAAACTTTATCGATTATTGCTTATAAACAGCCGATTACCCGTCTTGATGTCGAAAGAATAAGGGGCGTAAACAGTGATCATGCTGTCAACAGGCTTGTGGAGTTCAATCTTATTCAGGAGCTGGGAAGACTTGATGCTCCGGGAAGACCGTTGCTGTTTGGGACGACTGAGCAGTTTCTTAGAAGCTTTGGGGTTAAATCTCTCGAAGAGCTTCCGGCACTGGATGCTGTGAGGGTTGAAGAATTCAAACAGGAAGCCGAACAGGAAATAAGTGTTAAACTTGATGTTTAA
- a CDS encoding acyl-CoA carboxylase subunit beta, which produces MSSSSQASQRIFSLLDENSFVEIGAQVKARSTDFNLKQTETPSDGVVTGYGVIGGKLVYVYAQDASVLGGSVGEMHAKKIAGLYDMALKMGAPVIGLIDSAGLRLQEATDALNAFGEIYRKQVSASGVVPQITAILGSCGGGLALFPTMTDFTFMEENSGKLFVNSPNVLEGNSKEKCDTSSASWQSGEVGNVDVAADEQAIYAQIRELVSLLPSNNEDTENFEECADDLNRACENLDGSVDDPALMLRQISDNGIFFETKRGYAKEMVTGFIKLNGATVGVIANRRAVYDENGEVAEKFDNVLTAHACEKAADMVDFCDAFEIPVLSLTNVKGFGATKCDERHVAKSAAKLVAALSGATVPKVNVVTGTAYGSAYVVMNSKAIGADMTFAWPDAEIGTMNAEHAAKIIADGKDAATVADTAAAYERLQNNVESAAGRGYVDTIIDAADTRKYVIGAFEMLYSKREERPVRKHTTV; this is translated from the coding sequence ATGAGTAGTTCTTCTCAGGCAAGTCAGAGAATCTTTTCTCTGCTTGATGAAAACAGTTTCGTTGAAATCGGCGCTCAGGTTAAGGCAAGAAGCACGGATTTCAATCTGAAGCAGACAGAGACACCCTCTGATGGTGTAGTAACCGGCTATGGCGTTATTGGCGGTAAGCTTGTATACGTTTATGCTCAGGATGCTTCCGTTCTCGGCGGCTCTGTAGGTGAGATGCATGCTAAAAAAATAGCAGGTCTCTATGATATGGCTCTTAAGATGGGAGCACCGGTAATCGGTCTTATCGATTCAGCTGGACTTCGTCTTCAGGAGGCAACTGATGCACTTAATGCATTCGGCGAGATCTATCGCAAGCAGGTAAGTGCTTCAGGAGTTGTTCCGCAGATCACAGCAATTCTTGGATCATGTGGTGGCGGTCTTGCACTTTTCCCGACAATGACAGATTTTACTTTCATGGAAGAAAACAGTGGAAAACTCTTTGTTAATTCTCCTAATGTCCTTGAAGGTAACAGTAAGGAAAAATGCGATACATCATCTGCTTCATGGCAGAGCGGTGAGGTCGGAAACGTAGACGTTGCAGCTGACGAACAGGCAATCTATGCTCAGATCAGAGAACTCGTTTCACTACTTCCTTCAAACAATGAAGATACAGAGAATTTTGAAGAATGTGCAGACGATCTTAATCGCGCATGTGAAAATCTCGATGGATCAGTTGATGATCCGGCACTTATGCTTAGACAGATTTCCGATAACGGAATCTTCTTTGAAACAAAGCGCGGATATGCAAAGGAGATGGTAACAGGCTTTATTAAATTAAACGGTGCAACTGTTGGCGTTATCGCAAACAGAAGAGCTGTTTATGATGAGAACGGTGAAGTTGCTGAAAAGTTTGATAATGTTCTTACAGCTCATGCATGTGAAAAAGCAGCAGATATGGTTGACTTCTGCGATGCTTTTGAAATTCCTGTTCTTTCACTTACAAATGTTAAAGGTTTCGGCGCAACAAAATGTGATGAAAGACATGTTGCAAAGAGTGCAGCTAAGCTTGTTGCTGCATTATCAGGAGCTACAGTTCCGAAGGTTAATGTTGTTACAGGAACCGCTTACGGTAGTGCATATGTTGTTATGAACTCAAAGGCTATAGGTGCAGATATGACATTTGCATGGCCGGATGCAGAAATCGGTACTATGAATGCAGAGCACGCTGCTAAGATCATTGCTGATGGCAAGGACGCTGCAACTGTGGCAGATACAGCAGCTGCTTACGAGAGACTCCAGAACAATGTAGAAAGTGCTGCAGGCAGAGGATATGTTGATACGATCATCGACGCTGCAGACACAAGAAAATATGTAATAGGAGCTTTTGAAATGCTTTACTCTAAGCGTGAAGAGCGCCCTGTGAGGAAGCACACTACAGTATAA
- a CDS encoding OadG family protein, producing MKHKIFALGVTLICMLGLSACGDNIQYNTVAGSRYDESVFSKDGLMGYAQTIEDQYFETMYLQGITPDNFQDKLEDSFDENTYDVFFAGYKNWYDAINEIGFNSTETLAEDISVKDLTYYVNKDGALMVDAIIEGTGNNAHTAILEYSLDRKGVPTLISVNVNHSTGEKLRSAGLNTLLGMGMAFTVLIIIALVISLFPLINKMTEKKTETNKEITQKSMDTVTSQIAEKEEELSDDTELVAVISAAIAAYEASQGNTGDGFVVRSVRKVGKASNWKRA from the coding sequence GTGAAGCATAAGATTTTTGCTTTAGGTGTTACCCTTATCTGCATGCTGGGTCTATCTGCATGTGGTGACAATATTCAGTATAATACTGTAGCCGGAAGCAGATATGATGAAAGTGTATTTTCAAAGGATGGTCTGATGGGATATGCCCAGACAATCGAAGACCAGTACTTTGAAACTATGTATTTGCAGGGTATAACACCTGACAATTTCCAGGATAAATTAGAAGACAGCTTTGATGAGAATACTTATGATGTATTCTTCGCCGGATATAAGAACTGGTATGATGCGATTAATGAAATCGGTTTTAACAGCACCGAGACACTTGCAGAAGATATCAGCGTCAAGGATCTTACCTACTATGTAAACAAAGATGGTGCTCTGATGGTTGATGCGATCATTGAAGGAACCGGAAATAATGCACATACGGCAATCCTTGAATATTCACTTGATAGAAAAGGTGTTCCCACACTTATTTCAGTCAATGTTAATCATTCAACCGGTGAGAAGCTTAGAAGTGCCGGACTTAATACACTTCTTGGTATGGGAATGGCATTTACTGTACTTATTATAATTGCTTTGGTTATTTCTTTATTCCCGCTCATTAATAAGATGACTGAGAAAAAAACGGAGACCAATAAAGAGATTACACAGAAATCAATGGATACCGTTACTTCTCAGATTGCAGAGAAGGAAGAAGAGCTTTCTGATGATACAGAGCTTGTTGCTGTAATCTCAGCAGCTATAGCAGCTTATGAAGCAAGTCAGGGCAACACCGGTGATGGATTTGTTGTAAGGTCGGTTCGTAAGGTTGGCAAAGCAAGCAATTGGAAAAGAGCTTAA
- a CDS encoding biotin/lipoyl-containing protein, which produces MKNYTITVNGNVYDVTVEEGAGSGAPVAAAPVAAPKAPAAPAKKASAGAGGVKVTAGAAGKVLKIEASVGQAVKKGDAVVVMESMKMEIPMVAPQDGTIASIDVAVGDQVEAGGVVATMN; this is translated from the coding sequence ATGAAAAATTATACAATTACCGTTAACGGAAACGTATATGATGTAACTGTAGAGGAAGGTGCAGGCAGTGGCGCTCCTGTAGCAGCAGCTCCCGTAGCAGCACCTAAGGCTCCCGCAGCACCTGCTAAGAAGGCTAGTGCCGGCGCAGGCGGCGTTAAGGTAACAGCAGGTGCAGCAGGTAAGGTCCTTAAGATCGAGGCTTCTGTAGGTCAGGCAGTTAAGAAGGGTGATGCCGTTGTTGTTATGGAATCAATGAAGATGGAGATTCCTATGGTTGCTCCTCAGGATGGAACAATCGCAAGTATCGACGTTGCTGTGGGTGATCAGGTTGAAGCCGGCGGCGTTGTTGCAACAATGAACTAA
- a CDS encoding sodium ion-translocating decarboxylase subunit beta, whose amino-acid sequence MDYIVNTLSNLWQQTAFTTMTPGNYIMVVVALIFMYLAIAKDFEPLLLVPISFGMLLVNIYPDIMISIEKSSNGVGGLLYYFYLLDEWAIMPSLIFMGVGAMTDFGPLIANPKSFLMGAAAQFGIFSAYFMAIAMGFNDQQAAAISIIGGADGPTSIFLATKLNQTTILGPIAVAAYSYMSLVPIIQPPVMKLLTTEKERKIRMQQLRPVSKLEKILFPIIVTIVVSMILPTTAPLIGMLMLGNLFRESGVVRQLQETASNALMYIVVIMLGTSVGATTSAEAFLNITTIKIVVLGLIAFVIGTAAGTLFGKLMCVITGGKVNPLIGSAGVSAVPMAARVSQKVGAEYDPSNFLLMHAMGPNVAGVVGTAVVAGTFMAVFGVF is encoded by the coding sequence ATGGATTACATTGTAAACACATTATCGAATCTCTGGCAGCAAACAGCATTTACAACAATGACTCCCGGTAACTATATCATGGTAGTCGTTGCGCTGATATTCATGTATCTTGCAATCGCCAAAGATTTCGAGCCACTTCTTTTAGTGCCTATCTCCTTCGGTATGCTTTTGGTTAATATCTATCCTGATATTATGATTTCAATCGAGAAGTCATCCAACGGTGTAGGCGGACTTTTATATTATTTCTACCTGCTTGATGAGTGGGCTATAATGCCTTCACTTATCTTCATGGGAGTTGGAGCGATGACGGACTTTGGCCCGCTTATTGCTAACCCTAAGAGCTTCCTTATGGGAGCAGCTGCTCAGTTTGGTATCTTTTCAGCTTATTTCATGGCTATTGCCATGGGATTTAACGATCAGCAGGCTGCAGCTATTTCAATTATCGGAGGAGCAGATGGTCCTACATCTATATTCCTTGCAACAAAGCTTAACCAGACCACAATTCTTGGTCCTATTGCCGTAGCAGCATATTCGTACATGTCACTTGTACCGATTATTCAGCCGCCGGTTATGAAGCTTCTTACAACTGAAAAGGAAAGAAAGATTCGCATGCAGCAGCTTCGTCCTGTTTCAAAGCTTGAAAAGATTCTTTTCCCTATTATTGTTACGATCGTTGTAAGTATGATTCTTCCTACAACAGCACCTCTTATCGGTATGTTGATGCTTGGTAACCTGTTCCGTGAAAGTGGAGTTGTTCGTCAGCTTCAGGAAACAGCTTCCAATGCACTTATGTATATCGTTGTAATAATGCTTGGTACTTCTGTAGGTGCTACAACAAGTGCTGAGGCATTCCTCAATATAACAACTATAAAGATTGTAGTTCTTGGTCTTATAGCGTTTGTTATAGGTACTGCTGCCGGAACATTGTTTGGTAAGCTGATGTGCGTTATCACAGGCGGTAAGGTTAATCCCCTTATCGGATCGGCAGGCGTTTCTGCTGTTCCTATGGCTGCCAGAGTATCTCAGAAGGTTGGTGCAGAGTATGATCCCAGCAACTTCCTTCTCATGCATGCTATGGGACCTAACGTAGCAGGTGTAGTTGGAACTGCAGTTGTTGCCGGAACCTTTATGGCAGTATTCGGAGTATTTTAA
- a CDS encoding oxaloacetate decarboxylase subunit alpha: MAKPIKITETVLRDAHQSLIATRMPTELMLPIIPTMDKVGYNSVECWGGATFDASMRFLKEDPWERLRKLRDGFKNTKLQMLLRGQNILGYKHYPDDVVEYFVQKSIANGIDIIRIFDCLNDLRNLETSVKTCKKEGGHAQIALAYTLGDAYTEEYWMNIAKEIESMGADSICIKDMAGLLLPYEAEKLVKALKSATSLPIDLHTHYTSGVASMTYLKAAEAGVDIIDCAISPFALGTSQPATEVMVEAFKGQEFDSGLDQKLLAEIADYFRPYREECLKSGLMDAKVLGVNIKTLMYQVPGGMLSNMVSQLKEQNASDKYNTVLEEIPQVRKDFGEPPLVTPSSQIVGTQAVMNVLMGERYKVATDQTKDLLAGEYGKTIKPFNPEVQKKIIGDREVITCRPADKLAPGLPKFEEDVKQWKQQDEDVLSYALFPQVATDFFKYRLAQQEKVDLTAADTKNGAYPA; encoded by the coding sequence ATGGCAAAGCCAATTAAGATTACAGAGACAGTTCTGCGTGATGCTCATCAGTCACTGATTGCCACCAGAATGCCTACAGAGCTTATGCTTCCCATTATTCCTACAATGGATAAAGTAGGATACAACTCAGTAGAGTGTTGGGGAGGTGCTACATTTGATGCTTCCATGAGATTCCTGAAGGAAGATCCTTGGGAGAGACTTCGTAAATTAAGAGATGGATTTAAGAACACAAAGCTTCAGATGCTTCTTCGTGGTCAGAACATTCTTGGTTACAAGCACTATCCTGATGATGTTGTTGAGTATTTTGTTCAGAAGTCAATTGCTAATGGTATTGATATTATTCGTATTTTTGACTGCCTGAATGATTTAAGAAATCTTGAGACATCTGTAAAAACATGTAAGAAAGAGGGTGGACACGCTCAGATCGCTCTTGCATATACACTTGGTGATGCTTATACAGAAGAATACTGGATGAACATTGCTAAGGAAATCGAGTCAATGGGTGCAGATTCTATCTGTATCAAGGACATGGCAGGACTTCTTCTTCCTTATGAGGCAGAGAAGCTGGTTAAAGCTCTTAAGAGTGCTACAAGCCTTCCTATTGATCTTCATACACATTACACCTCAGGTGTTGCAAGTATGACATATCTTAAGGCTGCTGAAGCAGGTGTTGATATCATTGACTGCGCTATTTCACCTTTTGCACTTGGTACATCACAGCCTGCTACAGAGGTTATGGTAGAAGCCTTCAAGGGACAGGAATTTGATTCTGGTCTTGATCAGAAGCTTCTTGCTGAGATTGCTGATTACTTCAGACCTTACAGAGAAGAGTGCTTAAAGAGCGGACTTATGGATGCTAAGGTTCTTGGAGTTAACATTAAGACTCTTATGTATCAGGTTCCCGGTGGTATGCTTTCCAACATGGTTAGCCAGCTTAAGGAACAGAATGCAAGCGATAAGTATAATACAGTTCTTGAGGAGATTCCTCAGGTTCGTAAGGACTTTGGTGAACCTCCGCTTGTTACACCTTCTTCACAGATCGTTGGTACTCAGGCTGTTATGAACGTACTTATGGGTGAAAGATATAAGGTTGCTACAGACCAGACGAAGGATCTGCTTGCCGGTGAATATGGTAAGACAATCAAACCTTTCAATCCTGAAGTTCAGAAGAAGATTATAGGCGACAGAGAGGTTATTACATGCAGACCTGCAGATAAGCTTGCTCCCGGACTTCCTAAGTTTGAGGAAGATGTTAAACAATGGAAGCAGCAGGATGAAGACGTATTGTCTTATGCATTGTTCCCTCAGGTTGCAACAGATTTCTTCAAATATCGTCTTGCACAGCAGGAAAAGGTTGACCTTACAGCAGCAGATACCAAGAATGGTGCATACCCTGCTTAA
- the glgX gene encoding glycogen debranching protein GlgX produces the protein MTEFRRQRPKQNNYGLPHFRENRKSEENRQILAAETINGFRVRPGYYDINGATVLPDGVNFTVYSNGATKVTLLLYHRGDERPYVSLTFPENYRIGKVHSMIVFGLSIENMEYAYRIDGPWDEDKGLLFDYNHILLDPYAKAVAGQRVWGQTIKFEEAYRARVVRNDFDWGTTSWLKTPMSDSIIYEMHVRGFTMDESSGIKCRGSFAGIMEKVDYLKRLGVTALELMPIFEFDETRDKRIVNGRTLLDYWGYNTVSFFAPNTSYASTEEYNREGFELKEMIKLLKENGIEVILDVVFNHTAEGNKNGPFISFKGFDNNIYYMLTPDGDYYNFSGCGNTLNCNHPMVQQMIVECLHYWVEEYKIDGFRFDLASILGRDQNGAPMEAPPLLQRLAFDPILGDVKLIAEAWDAGGMYQVGSFPSWGRWAEWNGRYRDSIRSFLKGEYWAAPEAVRRITGSMDMYGYNYAGYDSSVNFITCHDGFTLYDMFSYNEKHNEANGWNNTDGANDNRSWNCGHEGETDNEEVNELRFKMMRNAITVLMCSRGTPMILAGDEFANTQFGNNNAYCQDNEVSWLNWDLYTKNRQYFDFYRDMIQFRRKHPCIRKDLKPAMSGYPNISVFTDHPYNTNICDSTKVISIMFAGFIRKKGHDDIVLMSVNVFWEDIQISLPDPPDGAYWTLVVDTAAEDKRYFNNRPKPVSVPNWRLKARSVSVFIAAYGEGYGR, from the coding sequence ATGACGGAGTTTAGAAGGCAAAGACCAAAACAGAATAACTATGGACTTCCTCATTTTCGTGAAAACAGAAAGTCTGAAGAAAACAGACAAATTCTGGCTGCTGAAACAATTAATGGCTTCAGGGTTCGTCCGGGGTATTATGACATCAACGGCGCTACAGTTCTGCCTGATGGCGTCAATTTTACTGTTTATTCTAACGGAGCAACTAAGGTTACGCTTCTCTTATATCACAGAGGAGATGAGAGACCTTATGTTTCGCTTACTTTTCCTGAAAATTATCGCATAGGAAAAGTTCATTCCATGATTGTTTTCGGTCTTTCAATTGAAAATATGGAATATGCATATCGTATTGACGGACCTTGGGATGAGGACAAGGGTCTGCTTTTTGACTATAACCATATTCTTTTGGATCCTTATGCAAAGGCTGTTGCAGGTCAGAGAGTTTGGGGACAGACTATAAAGTTTGAAGAGGCCTATAGGGCAAGAGTAGTCAGAAATGACTTTGACTGGGGGACAACCAGCTGGCTGAAAACGCCTATGAGTGATTCGATTATATATGAGATGCATGTTCGTGGATTTACTATGGATGAATCCTCGGGCATCAAATGTCGCGGTTCTTTTGCCGGGATAATGGAAAAAGTCGATTATTTAAAAAGGCTTGGTGTAACAGCTCTTGAGCTTATGCCGATTTTTGAATTTGACGAAACAAGAGACAAAAGAATTGTGAACGGTAGAACTCTTCTCGATTATTGGGGATACAATACCGTAAGCTTTTTTGCGCCTAATACAAGCTATGCCTCGACTGAAGAATATAACAGAGAGGGGTTTGAATTAAAGGAAATGATCAAACTCCTTAAAGAGAATGGTATCGAAGTTATTCTTGATGTTGTTTTCAATCATACAGCTGAAGGTAACAAAAACGGTCCGTTTATTTCATTTAAAGGCTTTGATAACAATATATATTATATGCTGACACCTGACGGTGATTATTATAATTTCAGCGGTTGTGGCAACACGCTTAATTGTAACCATCCTATGGTTCAGCAAATGATCGTCGAATGCCTGCATTATTGGGTTGAGGAATATAAAATTGATGGATTCAGATTTGATCTTGCAAGTATTCTTGGAAGAGATCAAAACGGTGCGCCTATGGAAGCACCGCCACTTCTTCAAAGACTTGCCTTTGACCCGATTCTAGGTGATGTAAAGCTTATTGCTGAAGCCTGGGATGCCGGTGGAATGTATCAGGTAGGTTCATTCCCATCCTGGGGAAGATGGGCAGAATGGAACGGCAGATATCGTGACAGCATACGTTCATTTCTCAAGGGTGAATATTGGGCTGCTCCTGAAGCCGTTCGTCGTATTACAGGCTCTATGGATATGTATGGGTATAATTATGCCGGCTACGATTCTTCTGTTAACTTTATTACCTGCCATGATGGTTTTACTTTATATGATATGTTTTCATATAACGAAAAGCACAATGAAGCTAACGGTTGGAATAATACAGACGGTGCCAACGATAACAGAAGCTGGAATTGTGGTCATGAAGGTGAAACCGATAACGAAGAGGTAAACGAGCTTCGCTTTAAAATGATGAGAAATGCCATTACCGTTCTTATGTGTAGCAGAGGAACACCCATGATCCTTGCGGGAGATGAGTTTGCCAATACACAGTTTGGTAATAACAATGCGTATTGTCAGGATAATGAAGTATCATGGCTGAATTGGGATTTATATACCAAAAACAGGCAATACTTTGATTTTTATCGTGACATGATACAGTTCAGAAGAAAGCATCCATGCATTCGTAAGGACTTAAAGCCTGCAATGTCCGGCTATCCGAATATTTCAGTATTTACTGATCATCCTTACAATACAAATATTTGTGACAGCACTAAGGTTATCAGTATTATGTTTGCCGGATTTATCAGAAAAAAGGGACACGATGATATTGTCCTTATGTCTGTAAACGTATTTTGGGAAGATATTCAGATTTCTTTACCGGATCCTCCGGATGGTGCTTACTGGACTCTGGTGGTTGATACTGCTGCCGAGGATAAGAGATATTTTAACAACAGGCCTAAACCTGTATCTGTACCTAATTGGAGACTTAAGGCCAGAAGTGTAAGTGTATTTATTGCTGCTTATGGAGAAGGCTATGGCAGATGA
- a CDS encoding response regulator transcription factor, translating into MEKLKIMVVDDESRMRKLVRDFLVKNNFEVIEAEDGQQAVDLFFEEKDIALIILDVMMPKMDGWQVCREIRAYSKVPIIMLTAKTEERDELQGFELGVDEYIGKPFSPKILVARVEAILRRTSQGSTEDIIEAGGIVINKAAHNVTIDGNEIELSFKEFELLTYFIENKGIALSREKILNNVWNYDYFGDARTIDTHVKKLRGKMGEKGDLIKTIWGMGYKFEP; encoded by the coding sequence ATGGAAAAATTAAAAATAATGGTAGTGGATGATGAATCCAGAATGCGCAAACTTGTTAGGGATTTTCTTGTAAAGAATAATTTTGAAGTGATTGAAGCTGAAGATGGTCAGCAGGCTGTTGATTTATTTTTTGAAGAAAAAGATATTGCACTTATTATTCTTGATGTGATGATGCCCAAAATGGATGGCTGGCAGGTATGCAGAGAAATAAGAGCATATTCAAAGGTGCCGATCATAATGCTGACAGCCAAGACAGAAGAGAGAGATGAGCTTCAGGGCTTTGAACTTGGTGTTGATGAATACATCGGAAAACCTTTTAGCCCTAAAATTCTCGTAGCAAGAGTTGAGGCGATTTTACGCAGAACATCTCAAGGCTCAACTGAGGATATTATAGAAGCAGGCGGGATTGTAATAAATAAGGCTGCACATAATGTTACGATTGATGGCAATGAGATTGAGCTTTCTTTTAAAGAATTTGAGCTTCTTACATATTTTATAGAAAATAAAGGAATAGCTCTTTCGAGAGAAAAAATACTCAATAATGTTTGGAATTACGATTATTTCGGCGACGCCAGAACAATAGATACACATGTAAAAAAACTCAGGGGAAAAATGGGTGAAAAGGGTGACCTTATAAAGACCATTTGGGGAATGGGATACAAATTTGAACCATAG